Sequence from the Mugil cephalus isolate CIBA_MC_2020 chromosome 20, CIBA_Mcephalus_1.1, whole genome shotgun sequence genome:
TTGATGGGAGTAGTGGAAATTAAGGAGCATATATGTTtgatagtttaaaaaaaaaaaccaataGCCTGAACATTTACAGAGCTACAAATGAGGTACAAAGCTGCCAAGGCCCAGTGTTTCAAACTAAGAGTCTAAGAGATAATCAGTTAGTTGTATACATGATGCTAACTTGTTTCTTTGTTAGTCaccctttatttaaaaaaaatttaaaaaagtgtctGCCTCTCCATGTTGGCCTCCGCAGGCAAATGCCGACCCGTCCGTCATCAGCTGCATGCACAACCTGTCGCGGCGCATCGCCATCGCCCTGCAGCACGAGGAGCGCCGCTGCCAGTACCTGACCCGCGAGGCCAAGCTGATGCTGGCCGTCCAGGACGAGATCACCACCATGACAGAGAGTGAGAGCGCCTGTCAcgttctgtctctgtctgtctgtcggaCAGCTTCATAGAGTTGTTTGCATTTTCTgacatatttaatgtatttaatgcACGCGTGCTTACATCATACGTCCCTCACATTTAAGTTTTAAGCGTCTGTTTCTCCTGATGTCAGCAGATGGAAGCCCCCAGTCCCCGTTTAGACAGATTCTTCCAAAATGTAAGCTAGCCCGGGACCTGAAGGAGGCTTACGACAGGTGAACACGAatatatttgtttcatttgttgtttattttctgtgcgCTATATATTGAATGTAAAGCTTATGTTGCTATTGATGCGTTTTCAGCCTTTGTACAACCGGTGTGGTGCGGCTACATATAAACAACTGGCTAGAGGTCAGCTTCTGTTTGCCACACAAGATCCACAGGATTGGCGGTAACCACATTCCCCCAGAGGCTTTAGAGCGCAGCCTTAAAGCCATAAGGTACACTTGAACCCTTTATACAccgttgtttttcattttcacacatgtttTACCAGACATGTTTACGAGAAGTCTCTCAGATTAGgcccatgtttgttttttttagtgtgcaAAATAATaagtgtgtaaaataaaattacacttCTGGCAATACCCTAATCAGCATTAGTAGGCTGATACTAAAAATGTCCTATCGCAGCCAACCACAGGTACCCCACCCTACGGCCCCCTCTCTGCACAAACTCATGTTTTAACCTCTGATgtcttgaaaaaaataacttgatgaCCAATAATTTCTTTATTTGCCTTATGTTCATAATGTTGGCTTGTTGGTTGAATGTCAtgcaaaacacaagaaaaacattaaaaagactTGTTGAAgcgaagacacacacacatcgcctGTGTGCCATATTTACATAGCGACCAATAAGCATTGCAGAAATACCTCTTGATCTCTGCAGACATTCTAAATTTAACATCTAATCATCCAcctgttgtgtgttcagatgttTACTTGCGTCTGTAGCCTCAGAGTTTTCTGTGAGCCATACTGCCACCTATTGTCATGTCAGCGTACTGTGCTGTAGTTTGGCAAAACATACATGTGTGTTGTATTTCTGTATCTTGAACAGAACACGCGAATGACAAATTAGCATGAgtgcagtttaaaatatattttttttaattatcaagGCTTGTACAGATTGGTACTACAAATAATTCCTCCTGGTTTCTCTCTAATGAGGAGACTTGTGTTGATTCAGAGGCTGTATTATGCGTTTGACCCTGCAGACCCTATCatgccctgctgctgctggaaagtGAGAAGGCTCTTCTCAGCCAGCTCCCACTGGATTGCTCCCCGGCGATGGTGCGCCTCATCAAAACGTGCTCGGCAGTgaaaaacctgcagcagctcGCCCAGGATGCTGACCTGGCCTTACTTCAGGTGCAGAATAGTCAAActactgtaacacacacatctcctctGGTGTTAAAAggaatttgaattaaaaaaaaagaagaaataaaaaggaaatttaGATTTAGGTTCAATTAGgtgtgcatttcaaaataattttcttttacgttttatggaaaaaataaaatgcatttaattcatACATGTATAATATAGACAAATATAAATTCCTGCTCCTTTAGGTATATGTggcaaaatacaacaaaatactattaaaatgagaaaatgtgaaaaggaaacaatatataaaacaagTTATCTGTTAtcttattgtgtgtgtgacatctGCTGTAATGAACCATTGATAGGGTCttactgccacctagtggataatatatataatgcaaGTTTGAATGGATATAGTTTATCAGTCCTCCACTCATCCTTAGATTCATGAATGTTATAGTTTGCAGCATTTGTTGAATTGGTTGAACTCTTTTGCGTCGTACCAAaatatgtttctattattttgacaaccccattcgCAGTGGGCTAGGCCACATAACAGAAACCATTTTCAGTTTACCCACATCCTCCACAACAGTCATCAAGTTGCTTTCGTGCTGTTAcattaaatgcatttgttttcattgagCTAGCAAGTGTGTTTTccgtcagcagcagcactctTTCACTTGTAATATATATCTAGATCGTGTTACTTCCTGCTatacaaatgattaaaaaaatatttcctcacTCAGATATTTCAAATCGCTGCCCACTTGGTTTATTGGGGTAAGGCGATCATCATCTACCCACTGTGTGAGAATAACGTCTACATGCTGTCTCCTCATGCCAACATCTGCCTGTGAGTAGTAAAGGCTTAATCATCCAATCAATATTAAACGATTTCTAAATCTGTTAAGTTACCAtacactgtgtttttaaaactgggTCATTGAgggaatgtttttttctgaccaaaCTTACAGCACATTGTGTTATGAATTCAAACAAAACGCTCAGTGTTGTGGACTATTTGTGCCATTTCTCCTGGGATAGTTACTCCCCTCTGGCCGAGCAGTTTGCCAAGCAGTTTCCCGGTCATGATCTGCCCTCCATGTTGGCCAAGTTCTCCCTTCCTGTCTCACTGGCGGAGTTCAGAAACCCGCTGGAAGCTCCTGCACAGGAGGTAGGATTATACTAACAGTCACACTTCCCctggttttacatttttaatggtttcCCCCCATGTTAGCCAAATAATAgaatgacagagagaaaaaacaatggGATAGTGTTATGGAAAATAGTTGTTAGCAGTctggaaagtaaataaaatttaatttttttagtttcttgGTTGTTGCCCAGTATTTACAGGGATGTTACTGTATTTTGAGAGCGGGACCATTTGGTGTTTTCCACTGACCCGTCTTGTTTGGGCAGAGCCTCCATGGATGAATTATACATGACAAAGGGACATCAACTCCGGCGTCTGCATCCTCCATTTTTCATGAGGACGAGATCAGAGCCGAGGCTCTCTCTGGTGGCTCTATTTTGAGTTTATAAGGCGCCCGTGGCAGATTTGGAACACTTTTGACCTCGTTACACGAGCATGTTCAGTTTTTCGCTTGCTCCCCGTTTGTAAAGCCGTGTTTGCTGCCCCGCTCCTGACCAGGCGCAGCTGATCCAAATGGTGGTGTGGATGCTGCAGCGCCGCCTGCTGATCCAGCTGCACACTTACGTTTGTCTGCTGGTGCCGCCCAGCGAGGACGAGCCCGGGCTGAGGGACGAAGACCCCCCGCTAGCCGCCCGAGTGGGAGGCCGCAGCCTCAGCACCCCGAGCGCTCTCAGCTTTGGTTCACCAAGTacgtcctcctctcttctctgcttCCCCGCTTACAGTTGCGCCAGCTCTAACATGATCTCTGGCCGTGTCTGTCTTCCACTTGTACGCAGCGAGCAGTGATGACATGACCTTAACCAGCCCCAGCATGGACAACTCCAGCGCGGAGCTGCTGCCCGGTGGAGATTCTCCGCTCAACAAGAGGATGACAGAAACGTTGCTTGCCAGCCTGTCGGAGCATGAGAGGCAGGTTATTCTTAACATCCCCGCCGCACAAAATCCAGAGGATCTGCGGATGTTTGCCAGGTAACTAAGCGGACTTCTAACAGGCAACCAGAGTTTATTCTGCGCTTTCTTGTTCTTAATCGCCCTGATGTTCCTGGGAGCAGATAGATGTATATCCCTGTGACTTTTTCTATACTCGAAGAAGATCCTCGATAATCTCCAGAGTCATTAGACATTAACACATgtcaaaactgaaacattttacaGTAGCACAGAGACTGTTTGTTATAAGGAGGGGATAGAATCTATGGCAGAGTGGAACAATCAGTCTGACAGGATGTTTCCcacagaattttatttatttatttatttgctcataAATCTAATTCACAGTAAACTGTTGACTTTCAATCCAACTTTGCTGGCTAGTGCTTATAAAGTTTAGCTAGTTAACGGagtcattttctctttaaatgaTTGTAAATGTCCATGGTTTACAATAGAGAGCACAAAcatctggttttaaaaagtggtggtaaaccagatttttttatttttatttttttcttgtagtgaacaacacaaatggCTTCTCATGCTGTGTTAGTTGACTGTGACTTTTTCTCCGTCAGGTTAAATTCAGGACAgcgacgtgtgtgtgtgtgtgtgtgtgtgtgtgtgtgtggaggcgcTCGGGGCAGGAAAGTTAGGGAGAGATGCTTTCAGgagcaataggaaaaacaaCGCAAGCTCGACGTTGTTTGAAACGTACAATAATATTTCCGCTATGAGACCATAGcggagtaaattagaccctggctGGGTGCCACAGCACTGACATTGTTTGGGAAACCCTACATTTGTAGATGAAGCGCCTCTGCTCGCCATACATTCACTGCATAGTCTGACTTTACTCAGGATATCATGATCTGACAGATGGATTTAGATCTATCTTGCATAGTGACATGCAGTAATTTGAACACATTCCCTGCTTTCATTTGGTCCATGAACGCCCCTCAACATATGGGATTTATTGATATCCTATAAGTCACcgttaatttattatttgtctctttATAATATAACAGTGTTGTTGCGAGGATTTTGAATATAATCGTACTTTACCTGCATTCATTGAATATCACCTGGAATGTAACCAGTGTTCTGTCCTGTTGAATTGTAACATAAAATGTCATCAGTGCTTCAGATGTGAGACGTCCTACCTCACGGTTGATCtacattaatgataaaaaaaataaataaataatccattttctcttttttttaggCTGCTGCACTATTTCCGAGGACATCACCACCTGGAAGAGATCATGTACAACGAAAACATGAGGCGCTCGCAGCTCAAGACGCTGTTTGACAAATTCCGCAGCGTGCTCGTGGTGACCAACCACGAGGATCCCATTATTTCAATCTTTCAGTCACCCATGGAGTAGTGGCACCGAGACGGTGTCGGCCCCCCCCCAACCCGCCCCCAACTGGAAAATGTACCACTTTGAGAGCAGGTAAAAGCCTGCCGTGCTCACGGCTAAGTGCTGCCGCTCAAAGATGTTGTTTTAAAAACCAACAGACAGTGACAGTGCGTTATTGTGTgcagatttacaaaaaaatagagagccaaatgtttgtttacaatattaaattattttgtacATACCAGACATGCCTTAAAGGTTCACTGTAAATATTGAGAGGATCGTGGTTTCCACTTCATCTTCCCCCCTGTCCCAGATGTGTTAGATCATCTGTGCCGGCCTCAGAGGGGCACAGTGAGTAATGACCATTCCAGACCTCCAGCTACCTCTCCGTAGGAATCCCAGAGGTGGAGCGAGAAAGACGGCAAGAAAGGGAAGAGTCTAAACATTAGACGGGCTGTTTTTGCTCAGAGGGAAATGGAGCGGTCCAAACATCTGTGAATTCACAGTTTGAaggtttattaaaagaaaaaaatgcagatgaaacaaaacactaaCAAGTGTGTGATGTATAATGCAAAACCATTTTTCAGTGTAGCTCTAACCCTAGAGCTGGAAGTTATTCTACCACCTTTCTCAAAACTACGAACCCATAAATAACAGGGTATAActtcagttttaattaatttcatatGTGTAATTAGTCACACGCTGCCGCAGTGCAGGCAGACGTTCTTTTCTGCTTAAGTGGAGAACAGATGGCAGAGTAGTTTCAGAAGTATTCCTGTTAAGTCCTTTCCCCATTGTGCTGTCCCGTGGCAGACTGCACATCTGAGGGACCCAAACCGCTCATTACATTTCCAGACAGAgactgtctctctgcctctttattCACGACGCTAACACAGAGGTGCCCGCGTAGATAAAACCGCCACGGCTTCTTGGCCCACTCCCCGTGGGACTCGATTCCGATGCGCGGCGCTGACACTATGTCGAGGGGTCTCACCGGACTCGAGTCCGGATCCGTCTCCAGCCACACCTCCGGGTCCGAGGCTAAGTCTCGACAGTCAAAACAGCGGGGTATATTTAGGGCCTGGCACAGCTTTGAAGGGCCGTTGCACAGTTCTTTGTCCTTCAACTGACGGGCTCCCTCTTTGCGTCTGGCCGCCCTCAGCTGCCTCATGACGGGCTGACCCTGCAGGGGCTCAAGTGAGCGCAGCAGCACGGCGGCCCCCTCCCCTGAGCAACACAGCACACAATATGCATCAGTCAGCAAGGCTCCACTCTGTCTCCTTCCTTTATGCCCTTTACTCAATGatggaagaaaacacaaactgccCTTGGTTTAACATTGTATTAGAGGAGGGTATATTAAACCAGAACATGTTTGCATTTACTTTCATCCGCAGGCATAATCGGTGTGTTTACGCATACATAAATATAGCACAATACTGTATGATAGGTACATCTTTGACGGAGGATGTTTACCTTCACTGGACACGTTCATGCAGAGGTAGATGCCGTAGATTGGATACACATAGATCGTGCCAGGCTTCATAAACATGGCTTTGTTCCTCTCGGTGCGTTTGCCTCCAGCTGAGTGTGAGGCCTTGTCCTCCCCTCCAAGGTAAGCCTCAGTTTCCACTATTCTCCCACGCAGCTCGGCGCCATCTGCACACCTGCGGACCAGCACCTGCAGGGACATGGGGACAATCGATGGGACAGAAGTTATCAGAATGCTGCCTGAAACACAGAATGAATAAAGCAGATTTGCCAAAAGTGAACGTCTGCAAGTGTGCTTTGATCCTTCTTtcgtgaataaaaaaaaaagataatggttTTAGATTGTTGATCCAGCAAAGCCAACGTCTGAAGCTGTGATCATGTGGAATTACCATCTTTCACGCAGTTTTGCAAGACCACAAAAGAAGTAACGCAGAGACAACATTATTAGCTACACAcgtgaaaacgaatgcattctGAAACCGGTCTGGCGTTAAGTGTCGTGTCTCGCGTTAATGTGGTAATTCAGATGGATGATCGtgttggaggatgtagtttgtggtgctgttcaACTGGATTGAATCAAGTGTTATTTAGAAACACGTGTCAGTGCAACACCATAAGATTCAATAGTAGCACAAACCACAGTCTTCACAATGAAAACAGTTAAATCCACGgctctgtcatttttaaataaatgctaattgacacaaccttcatgaagagCTACTGcgaaactgttttaaaatgccACTGGTGCAACCTGTGGACCGACTGAAGTGAAATAACATTGTTACCTTCCCGAGGAAGGCTTTAGCCAAACTGATGCAAGGCTGCTTGAAAAACTCTTCACCCAGTCTCGGCTGCAGCTCACTATTGGCGAAATAATGGCTTCGCTCCGTCTCAACACTTGGAGCATGTTCACGCTGACAGGTAGGTGCAACTTTGAGTTTTGATTTCGCCCGACTGTTGTGttcagttgctgctgctgtcaacGCTAGCACCTTTCGTTTTCTCCCTGCCATTAACCTTGTCGCAGATCACGCCGGACTGaagattaaaatgattttttttttttttaaatatcctaCGAAACCATAATGGTATTTTCATAAACCCTTTAATACTTCTATATATTTGAAactatttgcttttttatttacgTCTTTCCATCAGTAGCTGTTCATGCGGTagcaaacaggaagtaaatcaatgttgtgtttctcttaaaGGGGCCGCGCACATTTTCCAGCAGTTGGATAATTGTCTTGCAAGTTATTATTCGCTGTCGGGCTTTCTCTGAAATCCAACGCGTGCTTTTCTTGTAAAATTCTCAAAATAAGAAGAGATCAATAAGAATAACTTTCACTGTGCTGATAGGAAACGTGCAACTGGTGCCcttttcctgctgctgtcaTATCTTTTCAACCTCATTTAGATAATAAGAGGTTATAAATAGAGCCCGGCGTGCTCTGCCTGCCTGTGCCCAGGAAGTGAATGGCGCCAGTTTGGCCCCAGGCACTGTGGGTCCATGTGGCTTTTCTGGAAGACTAACAGTGTGTGACATGATCGTGCCACTGTAGCTTCACGGGGGAAGTACAAGCTCCCCAGAGCCTATAGCTGTTCAGGAggcttaaagaaaaaaaaaagtacatagTTGCATTAATTTGTGATGGTGATATTAAGTATCACCCAACTACACGTGGACAAATATTGAAATACTCATCTacaattttctttgtttttctaaccCATCATTAAAATCAATGAAAGTCTGAATTTTGACTGTGGTTCTATGGGTTACATCTTCTTCAGGTGGCTCATTTTGCAGTGTCGTGGGAGTTTCCCACCACTCCCACACATAAGCGACTCCTCTCCAGCCGAAAAAGGCCTTCTTGGTCTTAGCGAAATGCATGTTGGTGTCTTTTTAGGCTTTACGCTTGTAGCTTCGCACACCACTGCACCAGAACATGCCGCTTAATTTCGGTGATGTTCTGGTGCAGATCTTACCGCGCTTTCTCCTGCTCCGCGTGTATTTCTGTGCATCCCTTCAGTAGTTTTTGCCAGTCAGACtttttt
This genomic interval carries:
- the mpg gene encoding DNA-3-methyladenine glycosylase; this encodes MAGRKRKVLALTAAATEHNSRAKSKLKVAPTCQREHAPSVETERSHYFANSELQPRLGEEFFKQPCISLAKAFLGKVLVRRCADGAELRGRIVETEAYLGGEDKASHSAGGKRTERNKAMFMKPGTIYVYPIYGIYLCMNVSSEGEGAAVLLRSLEPLQGQPVMRQLRAARRKEGARQLKDKELCNGPSKLCQALNIPRCFDCRDLASDPEVWLETDPDSSPVRPLDIVSAPRIGIESHGEWAKKPWRFYLRGHLCVSVVNKEAERQSLSGNVMSGLGPSDVQSATGQHNGERT
- the nprl3 gene encoding GATOR complex protein NPRL3 isoform X1 encodes the protein MMLNPSAGLPDDRKSMYSQSQNSAYKSGDKTSPISVILVSSGSRGNKLLFRYPFQRVAECPSSLSAKQRSPYALNTAGDVLDDQDGDSREQTPLTDEQLVAGFSDIILATILATKSDMCGKKFELKIDNVRFVGHPTLLQHPPIIQVSKTDPSPKREMPTMILFNVVFALRANADPSVISCMHNLSRRIAIALQHEERRCQYLTREAKLMLAVQDEITTMTETDGSPQSPFRQILPKCKLARDLKEAYDSLCTTGVVRLHINNWLEVSFCLPHKIHRIGGNHIPPEALERSLKAIRPYHALLLLESEKALLSQLPLDCSPAMVRLIKTCSAVKNLQQLAQDADLALLQIFQIAAHLVYWGKAIIIYPLCENNVYMLSPHANICLYSPLAEQFAKQFPGHDLPSMLAKFSLPVSLAEFRNPLEAPAQEAQLIQMVVWMLQRRLLIQLHTYVCLLVPPSEDEPGLRDEDPPLAARVGGRSLSTPSALSFGSPTSSDDMTLTSPSMDNSSAELLPGGDSPLNKRMTETLLASLSEHERQVILNIPAAQNPEDLRMFARLLHYFRGHHHLEEIMYNENMRRSQLKTLFDKFRSVLVVTNHEDPIISIFQSPME
- the nprl3 gene encoding GATOR complex protein NPRL3 isoform X2 is translated as MMLNPSAGLPDDRKSMYSQSQNSAYKSGDKTSPISVILVSSGSRGNKLLFRYPFQRVAECPSSLSAKQRSPYALNTAGDVLDDQDGDSREQTPLTDEQLVAGFSDIILATILATKSDMCGKKFELKIDNVRFVGHPTLLQHPPIIQVSKTDPSPKREMPTMILFNVVFALRANADPSVISCMHNLSRRIAIALQHEERRCQYLTREAKLMLAVQDEITTMTENGSPQSPFRQILPKCKLARDLKEAYDSLCTTGVVRLHINNWLEVSFCLPHKIHRIGGNHIPPEALERSLKAIRPYHALLLLESEKALLSQLPLDCSPAMVRLIKTCSAVKNLQQLAQDADLALLQIFQIAAHLVYWGKAIIIYPLCENNVYMLSPHANICLYSPLAEQFAKQFPGHDLPSMLAKFSLPVSLAEFRNPLEAPAQEAQLIQMVVWMLQRRLLIQLHTYVCLLVPPSEDEPGLRDEDPPLAARVGGRSLSTPSALSFGSPTSSDDMTLTSPSMDNSSAELLPGGDSPLNKRMTETLLASLSEHERQVILNIPAAQNPEDLRMFARLLHYFRGHHHLEEIMYNENMRRSQLKTLFDKFRSVLVVTNHEDPIISIFQSPME
- the nprl3 gene encoding GATOR complex protein NPRL3 isoform X3 translates to MMLNPSAGLPDDRKSMYSQSQNSAYKSGDKTSPISVILVSSGSRGNKLLFRYPFQRVAECPSSLSAKQRSPYALNTAGDVLDDQDGDSRFSDIILATILATKSDMCGKKFELKIDNVRFVGHPTLLQHPPIIQVSKTDPSPKREMPTMILFNVVFALRANADPSVISCMHNLSRRIAIALQHEERRCQYLTREAKLMLAVQDEITTMTETDGSPQSPFRQILPKCKLARDLKEAYDSLCTTGVVRLHINNWLEVSFCLPHKIHRIGGNHIPPEALERSLKAIRPYHALLLLESEKALLSQLPLDCSPAMVRLIKTCSAVKNLQQLAQDADLALLQIFQIAAHLVYWGKAIIIYPLCENNVYMLSPHANICLYSPLAEQFAKQFPGHDLPSMLAKFSLPVSLAEFRNPLEAPAQEAQLIQMVVWMLQRRLLIQLHTYVCLLVPPSEDEPGLRDEDPPLAARVGGRSLSTPSALSFGSPTSSDDMTLTSPSMDNSSAELLPGGDSPLNKRMTETLLASLSEHERQVILNIPAAQNPEDLRMFARLLHYFRGHHHLEEIMYNENMRRSQLKTLFDKFRSVLVVTNHEDPIISIFQSPME